One genomic region from Danio aesculapii chromosome 24, fDanAes4.1, whole genome shotgun sequence encodes:
- the LOC130218460 gene encoding cytochrome c oxidase subunit 6B1 produces MAEDIKQKLENYRTAPFDARFPNQNQTRNCWQNYLDYHRCQKALDAKGVDTTPCDWYKRVYKSLCPLSWIEKWDTQREDGNFPGKI; encoded by the exons atGGCAGAGGATATCAAGCAGAAGCTGGAGAATTACCGCACGGCGCCCTTCGATGCCCGCTTCCCGAACCAGAACCAAACGAGAAACTGCTGGCAGAATTACCTGG atTATCACCGATGCCAAAAAGCTCTGGATGCCAAAGGTGTAGACACAACTCCATGTGACTGGTACAAGCGGGTCTACAAATCTCTCTGCCCTCTGTCCTGG ATCGAGAAATGGGACACTCAGAGGGAAGATGGAAATTTTCCAGGGAAGATCTGA